A part of Cydia strobilella chromosome 15, ilCydStro3.1, whole genome shotgun sequence genomic DNA contains:
- the LOC134748056 gene encoding general odorant-binding protein 28a-like, which yields MAKVSVLFCSLYVLVLTSYSMAMTEDQRNIIRQHFREMGMKCMNDNPITAEDITALKSRQVPTGPNSPCFLSCVLKLTGMMDSNGMLQKETMLELAKKVFNDPEELKLIEDYLHSCSHINGEVVSDGDKGCERAMLAHKCMVANAAQFGFDV from the exons atggcTAAAGTATCGGTGTTATTTTGCTCTCTGTACGTTCTCGTGTTGACGTCGTACTCTATG GCTATGACAGAAGACCAGAGGAACATAATAAGGCAGCATTTTCGCGAAATGGGTATGAAGTGTATGAACGACAACCCTATAACTGCAGAGGACATCACCGCACTGAAATCTAGGCAAGTGCCTACTGGGCCTAACTCGCCTTGTTTCTTATCGTGCGTGCTCAAATTAACCGGCATG ATGGATAGCAACGGTATGCTGCAGAAAGAAACAATGCTTGAATTGGCAAAGAAGGTGTTCAACGATCCTGAGGAATTGAAGTTGATCGAGGATTACCTGCATTCCTGCTCGCACA taaatggCGAGGTAGTGAGCGACGGAGACAAGGGATGTGAGCGCGCTATGCTCGCGCACAAATGCATGGTGGCAAACGCTGCTCAG TTTGGATTCGACGTGTAA